The Pseudarthrobacter defluvii DNA window TCACCAACGGCTTCTTCCACGCGGACCCGCACCCGGGGAACATCTTTGTCACCCCGGCACCGGCAGGCGCCGGGGAACATCAATGGCAGTTGACGTTCATCGACTTCGGCATGATGGGGGAGGTAACGCCCGCCACCCGCAGCGGCCTGCGAAAGCTGTTGATCGCCGCAGCCGCCCGTGACGGCAGGGGACTTGTGGCGGCCATCAACGATGTGGGCGTCCTGATGCCGTCAGCTGACAGCGCAGGCTTGGAACGGGCCATGACGCAGCTCTTTGCCCGTTTCGGCGGCATGGGCTTCGCCGAACTGCGTGAAGTGGACCCGCGGGAGTTCCGTGATTTTGCACTGGAGTTCGGTGACGTAGTCCGGTCGCTGCCGTTCCAGCTGCCGGAGAACTTCCTGCTGATCATCCGCGCCATGTCCCTGACCTCCGGCGTGTGCAGCGCGCTGGATGAGCGGTTCAACCTCTGGGACTCAGTGGAACCCTACGCGGCGCAGTTGCTGCGGAATGAGCGTGGCAACGTGGTGCAGGATGTTGCCCGGCAGGCCATCGACGCCGCCGCCGTCGCCTTCCGCCTGCCCGGGCGGCTGGATGCCCTGGCCAGCCGGCTCGAAGAGGGATCACTGCAGGTGGCTGTTCCGCGGCTGGAGCGGCAGGGTGCGCGGCTGGAAAGGGCCGTGCGACGCTCGGCCTCCGCCGTGGTCTTCGGCGCCCTGCTGGTCGCCGGCGCCATCGCCAGGGCCGACGACCTGGTCCTGGGCAATGTGCTGATGGCCGTGTCGGCAGTGCCGCTGCTGCACGCGCTGTGGGTGGGGCGCCGCGGCCGTTAAGGCCCGCGCCGCCGTCGGGCGTACCCTAGGGATGGCCTGTCAGGCCGCTGCCAATGAACCTGTCGCCAATGAACCTGTCGACGCAAAAGCCCAGGGAGCCTCGCCATGCACCACACCGCTACCGGACTCCGTCCCCTCACCGTGGTGCGGCAGGACGTGTCCCTCGGTGCGGGCCGCGACCTCGAATTTGGCCTCGAACTGCTGGCCAGGGCCAGGAACGGCGGGATCGGCCCCACCCTGCGGCTGTACCGGCCGGCTCCCACAGTGGCATTCGGGCAGCGGGACACCCGCCTGCCCGGCTTTGAGGCCGCTGCGCAGGCCTGCCGGGAGAACGGCTTTGAACCCCTGGTCCGCCGGGCAGGCGGACGCGCCGCCGCCTACCACCAGGGCACGCTGGTGGTGGACCATATCGAGCCGGACGCCGATGCCGTCGCCGGGTCCAAGGCGCGGTTCGGTTACTTCGGCGAACTTTTCGCAACGGCGTTGCGAAGCGTGGGCGTGCAGGCGGCGGTGGGGGAAATCCCGGGGGAGTACTGCCCCGGGGAGTTCAGCGTGCATGGCACCGACCCGGCCGGCAGCCCGCGGCGGGTGAAACTGGTAGGCACGGCCCAAAGGGTGATCTCCGGCGGCTGGCTCTTCAGTTCCGTCATCGTGGTGGAGGATTCAGCCCCGATCCGCAAGGTCCTCACGGACAGCTATGCGGCGCTGGGCCTGGACTGGGACCCCGCCACCGCCGGTGCCGCCAACGATTTGGTGCCCGGCCTGGACGTGGCAGCTGTTGAGCAGGCCCTGCTGGAAACGTATGCGGGCCATGCCGCCCTGGAAACTGCCTCGTTCAGCAGCCTTGGGGCATGACCCGCAATCGATGATGTGGCGCAGCGCCACGTGTGCTTTTTAGGCGGCCAGGCGGTTCTTGACCTCGGCAACCGAGGGGTTGGTCGCTGCGCTGCCGTCCGGGAAGAGGACGGTGGGAACGGTGCGGTTGCCGCCGTTCAGCTGCTCCACGAGCTCGGCGGTGCCTTCCACCTCTTCGATGTTGATTTCGTTGTAGCCGATGCCCTGCGCATCGAGCTGCTTCTTCAGCCGGTTGCAGTAGCCGCACCAGGTGGTGGAAAACATGGTGATGGTGCCGGATTCGGGAGTGAAGTCCACAGGGAGCTCCTATACGTCGCTTGAAAGGTTTCCTTACTGTCAACCGTAGCGCGGCCGCCGGTATTCCCCGGTGCCGGGTGGCTGCTGCGGCGCCTGGATGACAGTTTGTGGCGGGCGGTGGCAAGCTGGTGGCATGTGTGGACGCTACGTGATGGCCCGTGCCGTGGGGGACCTTCTGGCCGAGTTCGACGCCGGGCTGGAGGACGAGGTGAGCCTTCCGCCGTCGTGGAACGTCGCTCCCACCGACGCCGTACCCGTCGTGCTGGAGCGCCTGAAGGAGGGCGACGCCGGGCCCAGGCAGGTACGCCAGCTGCACGTGGCGCGCTGGGGCCTGGTCCCGCCCTGGGTCAAGGACCCGAAATTCGGATCGGGCATGATCAATGCCCGGAGCGAAACCCTGCTGGAGAAGCCGGCGTTCCGGAAGGCCGTACAGTCACGGCGCTGCGCTGTTCCAGCCGACGGCTACTACGAATGGAAACAGGGCCCCGGGAAGTCCAAGCAGCCGTATTATGTGCACCCGGGACAGGACCACGGCCTGGTGTTCGCCGGCCTCTACGAATGGTGGAAGGACCAGTCCGTGCCCGTGGGGGAGCCGGGACGCTGGCTTCTGTCCACGTCCATCCTCACTGC harbors:
- a CDS encoding SOS response-associated peptidase, translated to MARAVGDLLAEFDAGLEDEVSLPPSWNVAPTDAVPVVLERLKEGDAGPRQVRQLHVARWGLVPPWVKDPKFGSGMINARSETLLEKPAFRKAVQSRRCAVPADGYYEWKQGPGKSKQPYYVHPGQDHGLVFAGLYEWWKDQSVPVGEPGRWLLSTSILTADTPPPGTESTVFGKLTELHHRVPLPLDKATMAAWLDPQADDAAGLVDLVRSRVKDAAADWQVDPVGTEVGNVRNNGPELIRPVEALFQQPR
- a CDS encoding lipoate--protein ligase family protein; translation: MHHTATGLRPLTVVRQDVSLGAGRDLEFGLELLARARNGGIGPTLRLYRPAPTVAFGQRDTRLPGFEAAAQACRENGFEPLVRRAGGRAAAYHQGTLVVDHIEPDADAVAGSKARFGYFGELFATALRSVGVQAAVGEIPGEYCPGEFSVHGTDPAGSPRRVKLVGTAQRVISGGWLFSSVIVVEDSAPIRKVLTDSYAALGLDWDPATAGAANDLVPGLDVAAVEQALLETYAGHAALETASFSSLGA
- a CDS encoding mycoredoxin produces the protein MDFTPESGTITMFSTTWCGYCNRLKKQLDAQGIGYNEINIEEVEGTAELVEQLNGGNRTVPTVLFPDGSAATNPSVAEVKNRLAA